A window of Planctomycetia bacterium genomic DNA:
TGCGAGATCCTGGGTCAGTTCTGAATGCCCAAGGGCATGATATCACCGGATATGCTCTCCGGATCGGCTGGAACAGCCCAGGCGCTACTTTGCTCAATCGTGGCAATTTAACACTCGAACAGTTGTATGTTCCTGACCAAGCGTTTCAGTTGAGTGCATCAGACCATGTAGGGCATTTTTTCTTACGCAACGGTTCGACCAATCTGGGAACGGGCGTTTCTGTGACGGGATTGTACCTGAACAACTCAACGGCAACAGTAACGAATGGAAACAGTATCACAGGCACAATAGACCTTTCGAACAACAGCAGTTTGTCGTTGCCGGTATCGCAGACGCTGTCTTGGTACATTTATGTCAATTCAGGAAGTTCTCTGACCACAAGCGGCAATATCACTGCAGCAGGCGGCTTCTGGGAGCCTGCCTTCTTGGTTGGTTCAGGGGGAAACCTGACGCTCGGCGGCGATTTAACTGCCACCGGCGGTGGGTATGGCGGCACTGGCGTAATTGATTTGCGCGATGCCGGCTCAGTTCTGAATGCCCAAGGTCATGATATCACTGGATACGCTCTCCAGATCGGCTGGAACAGCCCAGGTGCTACCTTGCTCAATCGAGGCAACCTAACGCTCGAGCATTTGTATGTTCCTGACCAGGCGTTTCAGTTGAGTGCATCAGACCATGTAGGGCATTTTCACTTACGCAATGGTTCGACCAATCTGGGAACGGGCGTTTCTGTGACGGGAATGTATCTGGACAACTCATCGGCAACAGTCACGAATGGCAACAGTATCTCAGGCACAATAAACCTGTCGAACAACAGCAGCTTGTCGCTGCCGGAGTCGCAAGCACTGTCCGGTTATGTTTTCGTCAGTTCAGGAAGTACTCTGATCACGGGCGGCAATATCAGTGCAGCAGGTGCCTTTTGGGAACCTGCTTTTCTGGTTAGTTCAGGGGGAAGCCTGACGCTCGGCGGCCATTTAACTGCCACCGGCGGTGGCTATGGCGGCACTGGCTACATCGATTTGCGAGATCCTGGGTCAGTTCTGAATGCCCAAGGGCATGATATCACTGGATACACTCTCCAGATCGGCTGGAACGGCTTAGGTGCTACGATTTTAAATGATGGTGCTATCACTGTCATCAATTGGAATCAAGGCAATAATACACTTCTAACTCTTTACGGTGGCAACGATACCTTCACTACACTCAATCTGACTACTGGTTCTCAACTCATTATCGCCGATACACTGGGGCAAACCACCGGGCTTACGCTCCTTGGTCTAAGCGCTAGCAGCTTGAACATCGATTCCACGAGCAAACTCATCCTCGACATCAATGGTCTCGCAACTGACTGGATCCTCCGCTGGGCCAACCCCAATGGTGGCGACCATATTGCTGACCTGACCAACCTGATTGCAGTGGGCCGCATTGAGCTGAATAACCCAGGCAACTACGACTATCAGATCTATTCCTCCCCAGATGGATTCACGTACATTGCCAATGCCGTACCCGAACCTTCCACGCTACTGCTCATCGGAGCAATAGGCGTTGGATCGCTTGCCTACTATCGACGGCACAGGAAACTGAGACAAAGCCGGGAAGATATATTGATCGGTTGATGTTGGCATTTGCCTGCTGATGGAAGAGAAACCACGCCGGTTCTTCCATATCCTGACTGAGTAACTCAACTCAGTTAGTGTCTCGTTATGCCCTTACTGTCCCTTCATAACATCACCCATCGTTACGGCAAGCATACTGTGCTGGATGGTGTGTCGTTGCAATTGGAGCCGGGGGCGATTGGGTTGTTGGGGCCTAATGGTGCAGGCAAGAGCACGCTACTGAAGATATTGATGGGCTTGGTCAAACCGACTAGCGGCGAAGGAACACTGCTGGAACGCAATCTGCGTGGCCCATCGTTTCCAAGACGTCGGCTGTTGGGCTACATGTCCGAAGCGGATGCCTTAGTGCCTGGGCTACGTGGTGCGGAATATGTTGCCCTGGCTGGTGAACTCTGTGGCATGCCGAAAAAGGACGCCAGCCGACGGGCCCATGAGCTGCTGACCTATCTTGGTCTGGATGATGCTCGCTATCGCAAGCTGGAAGAATACTCCACGGGTATGAAGCAACGAGTCAAGTTGGCCCAGGCGTTGGTACACGATCCACCACTTCTGCTTCTGGACGAACCAACCAGCGGGCTTGATCCCGCTGGTCGCGAAGCCATGCTGGGCCTGCTTAGCACCCTGGCCAAACAGCATGGCAAATCATTTCTGCTATGCACCCATGTGCTGGGTGATGTGGAACGCACTTGCGAAACGACGGTCATCCTGCACAAAGGTAAAGTACTGTGCCAGGAACGTACTGATGCCCTTCGTGCACAGCGAGATGACCGATTTCGCCTGAGAGCCGAAGGAGATGTGGAAGCCTATCGCACTTTGCTTACCGAGCAAAACATTTCAGTGAAGACTTCAGAACGGGATGGCTGGAAGGTGACACTGGCTGACGGAGTACACACCGATCAGTTATTCAGGCTGGCTGCACAGTGTGATGTTATCATCACCCAGTTGCAGCCTGATGATGAAGACCTGGAGCGGGTCTTCCATCGCTTGCTGAATCAGGGCAGGCGATCTGGTTCCGACGAATTGCGGCTGTTGCCTTTCCCTACGGAGACGGCACATGCCTCTTAGTTTGCTGGGATACCGCTCCTGGAAGGGCAAGCTGGGAGGTTCCTGGCGTGCCATCTGGCCCATCAGCCGGGTTTCCCTGATGCTCGTGTTCAGGCAGAAACTCTACTGGGTGCTCTACGTCCTGGCACTGATGACATTTTTTGTCTTCTTTTTCGGCATCTATCTCTTTTCGCAGATAGATCCCGAAACCATGACGCCTCAACGTACCGGCGTGCCTGGCCAGACGATGTCACGTTTCTTTGTCGATATCAAGAACACCATTCAAAAAGATTTGAAACTATCGGGTGACATCGAGACGTATCGAAACTTCTATGTGCTACAGGGTTACTACGTCATGGTCGTGCTGGCGCTGGCTGGTAGCCTTATCATCGGCAACGATTATCGCTACGGAAGCCTCGCGTTTTATCTCAGTAAGCCCATGGGCCATTGGCATTATCTCATGGGGAAGATTCTCGCTGTTGCCATCTTCTCCATGTTAATGACACTAGTGCCGGCCCTCGTTCTGTACCTCGAATGCAGCATGCTGATGGAGGAAGGGTACTTCGAGAATAACCTGAATATCCTGAGAGGCATTACCTGGTATGGCTTGGCCATTGCGCTGGTGTTGGGCATTCTGGTGGTAACACTGGCCAGTGCGGTGCGGCGTACTGCTCCTTTAGTGATGATCTGGATTGCGCTGCTGGCGATCTGCCCGGTCATGGGCAATCTTTTTGTGGATCGTCTGGGTTACTCCCCCAACTGGCGATTGATCGATTTATGGAACGATCTGTATGTCTTTGGTTCGTGGTGTCTGAACATCACACCGGTTCCTCCTGCAGGGCCTCGGGGTATGGTGCGTCGTCAGCCTGAATTACTGCCCGTGGTCATTGTCCTATCGTCGTTGATGATCGTGTGTGTGATTTATCTTCATCGAAAGATTCGTGCGGTGGAGGTGGTGACATGAGCGAAATTCTGTCGCTGAGCCATGTCAGCAAATGGTATGGCCCGGTTTTAGGTTTAAGTGATGTCACTTTGAAAGTGACGCCGGGCATTACCGGGTTGGTGGGCCCCAACGGTGCAGGCAAAAGCACCTTGATGAAGCTGGCGACCGGTCAACTTCGACCTGATCTGGGCAGCGTACAGGTGTGTGGTCATTCTGCCTGGTCGTCGGCTGCAAAGAATCACTTTGGATTCTGCCCGGAAAATGATGTTTTCTACGAAGAAATGACAGGCCGCCAGTTTGTTCGGGGCATGACTCGGATGTGCGGTTACAATAAGCGCGAAGCCAACCGCCGGGCTGATGCTGCCATTGAACAGGTCGGCATGGCAGATCGAGCAGATAAAAAACTGCGAGGTTACTCCAAAGGAATGCGGCAGAGAGTCAAGCTAGCCCAGGCCCTGGTGCACGAC
This region includes:
- a CDS encoding PEP-CTERM sorting domain-containing protein, with the protein product SASDHVAHFHLRNGSTNLGTGASVTGLYLDNSSATVTNGSNITGSINLSNNSNLSLPVSQTLSGYVFVNSGSSLTTGGNITAAGGFWEPAFLVGSGGNLTLGGDLTATGGGYGQTGVIDLRDPGSVLNAQGHDITGYALRIGWNSPGATLLNRGNLTLEQLYVPDQAFQLSASDHVGHFFLRNGSTNLGTGVSVTGLYLNNSTATVTNGNSITGTIDLSNNSSLSLPVSQTLSWYIYVNSGSSLTTSGNITAAGGFWEPAFLVGSGGNLTLGGDLTATGGGYGGTGVIDLRDAGSVLNAQGHDITGYALQIGWNSPGATLLNRGNLTLEHLYVPDQAFQLSASDHVGHFHLRNGSTNLGTGVSVTGMYLDNSSATVTNGNSISGTINLSNNSSLSLPESQALSGYVFVSSGSTLITGGNISAAGAFWEPAFLVSSGGSLTLGGHLTATGGGYGGTGYIDLRDPGSVLNAQGHDITGYTLQIGWNGLGATILNDGAITVINWNQGNNTLLTLYGGNDTFTTLNLTTGSQLIIADTLGQTTGLTLLGLSASSLNIDSTSKLILDINGLATDWILRWANPNGGDHIADLTNLIAVGRIELNNPGNYDYQIYSSPDGFTYIANAVPEPSTLLLIGAIGVGSLAYYRRHRKLRQSREDILIG
- a CDS encoding ABC transporter ATP-binding protein — translated: MPLLSLHNITHRYGKHTVLDGVSLQLEPGAIGLLGPNGAGKSTLLKILMGLVKPTSGEGTLLERNLRGPSFPRRRLLGYMSEADALVPGLRGAEYVALAGELCGMPKKDASRRAHELLTYLGLDDARYRKLEEYSTGMKQRVKLAQALVHDPPLLLLDEPTSGLDPAGREAMLGLLSTLAKQHGKSFLLCTHVLGDVERTCETTVILHKGKVLCQERTDALRAQRDDRFRLRAEGDVEAYRTLLTEQNISVKTSERDGWKVTLADGVHTDQLFRLAAQCDVIITQLQPDDEDLERVFHRLLNQGRRSGSDELRLLPFPTETAHAS
- a CDS encoding ABC transporter permease subunit, whose product is MPLSLLGYRSWKGKLGGSWRAIWPISRVSLMLVFRQKLYWVLYVLALMTFFVFFFGIYLFSQIDPETMTPQRTGVPGQTMSRFFVDIKNTIQKDLKLSGDIETYRNFYVLQGYYVMVVLALAGSLIIGNDYRYGSLAFYLSKPMGHWHYLMGKILAVAIFSMLMTLVPALVLYLECSMLMEEGYFENNLNILRGITWYGLAIALVLGILVVTLASAVRRTAPLVMIWIALLAICPVMGNLFVDRLGYSPNWRLIDLWNDLYVFGSWCLNITPVPPAGPRGMVRRQPELLPVVIVLSSLMIVCVIYLHRKIRAVEVVT